Proteins encoded within one genomic window of Dyadobacter chenhuakuii:
- a CDS encoding sugar MFS transporter, which yields MSSASVAIKVENLTKRETMISIFLIGLMFFIFGFVSWVNSILIPYFKIACELTSFQAYLVAFAFYIAYFVMSVPSSYLLRAVGFKKGMMFGFWAMALGAFIFVPAAMSRTYEIFLLGLFTIGIGLAILQTAANPYITILGAKERAAQRISIMGICNKAAGILSPIVFAAVILRPTDTAMFQQLSSMTDIERSAALDELIRRVINPYIGLGSFLFILGFLVYKSPLPEIDTEHESEHLATANAGKTSIFQFPHLILGALAIFLHVGTQVIAIDTIIGYANSMGIDLLEAKVFPSYTLFCTICGYLIGITVIPKYISQVTALRICTLLGTIFTLLIIFAKGELVFLGHTADISIWFVVLLGLANSLVWAGIWPLALDDLGRFTKLGASIMIMGLCGNAIMPLFYGYFADMLDVHQAYWVLLPCYLYLVFYAVKGHKLRRWGF from the coding sequence ATGAGCAGCGCCTCCGTAGCAATAAAGGTAGAGAACCTGACGAAGCGGGAAACAATGATCTCGATCTTTCTGATCGGGCTGATGTTTTTCATCTTTGGGTTTGTTTCCTGGGTGAATTCCATCCTTATTCCGTATTTCAAAATCGCTTGCGAACTGACTAGTTTTCAGGCTTACCTCGTCGCTTTTGCTTTTTACATTGCCTATTTCGTGATGTCAGTCCCTTCTTCCTATCTGCTGCGGGCGGTGGGTTTTAAGAAGGGAATGATGTTTGGATTTTGGGCGATGGCTTTGGGCGCATTCATTTTTGTGCCTGCGGCTATGTCGCGGACTTACGAGATATTTCTGCTGGGATTGTTTACGATTGGCATTGGGCTAGCTATTTTACAAACGGCTGCTAATCCCTACATTACCATTCTCGGAGCAAAAGAACGGGCAGCGCAGCGGATCAGCATCATGGGGATTTGCAATAAAGCGGCCGGGATTTTGTCTCCCATCGTTTTTGCAGCCGTCATCCTCCGTCCTACCGACACGGCGATGTTCCAGCAGCTGAGCTCGATGACTGACATTGAACGAAGTGCCGCATTGGACGAGCTGATCCGGCGGGTCATTAATCCTTACATTGGGCTGGGAAGTTTTCTTTTCATTCTTGGTTTTTTAGTTTACAAATCACCTTTGCCAGAGATTGACACCGAGCATGAAAGCGAACATTTGGCCACTGCGAATGCGGGTAAAACAAGTATTTTTCAGTTTCCACACCTCATTCTGGGCGCATTAGCGATCTTTTTGCACGTGGGAACGCAGGTGATCGCCATTGACACCATTATTGGTTATGCCAATTCAATGGGCATTGATCTGCTGGAAGCAAAGGTTTTCCCTTCTTACACGCTTTTTTGCACCATTTGCGGATATCTGATCGGGATCACCGTCATTCCGAAATACATTAGTCAGGTTACGGCGCTTCGAATTTGCACATTGCTGGGGACCATTTTTACGCTGCTGATCATTTTTGCCAAAGGTGAATTGGTATTCCTGGGGCATACGGCGGACATTTCCATCTGGTTTGTGGTGCTGCTGGGATTGGCAAATTCACTCGTTTGGGCAGGAATATGGCCGCTGGCGCTGGATGATCTGGGAAGATTTACCAAGCTCGGCGCTTCCATTATGATCATGGGACTGTGCGGAAACGCCATTATGCCCCTTTTTTACGGCTATTTTGCAGATATGCTGGATGTGCATCAGGCTTACTGGGTGCTGCTGCCCTGCTATTTGTATCTCGTTTTTTATGCAGTGAAAGGGCATAAGCTGAGGAGATGGGGATTTTAA
- the nagA gene encoding N-acetylglucosamine-6-phosphate deacetylase — MKLKITNGHIITPFRYIRNGTLLVEDGVILGIQEGNVDFPDAETVDAGGNYIAPGFIDLHIHGGGGYDFMDGTVHAFLRIAETHAKYGTTALVPTTLTSEKEDLMQTLDNYEEANATNLKGAQFLGMHLEGPYFALSQRGAQDPRYIRNPDPKEYEEVLAYSSSITRWSAAPELPGAIDFGKRLKQKGILAAVAHTDAIYEEVLDAYENGYTLATHLYSAMSGVTRKNAFRYAGTIESAFLLDMDVEIIADGVHLPAPLLKLIYKIKGPDRIALITDAMRAAGMPEGESTLGSLKNGLKVIVEDGVAKLPDRTSFAGSVSTTDRLVRNMVQMADVSLLDSVRMMTATPARIMGVDHKKGTLVAGKDADIVIFDSDINIQKTIVSGRVIYDKQF; from the coding sequence ATGAAATTGAAAATAACAAACGGCCACATTATCACGCCATTCCGCTACATCCGGAACGGAACATTGCTGGTTGAAGATGGTGTGATACTGGGCATACAAGAAGGAAATGTCGATTTTCCGGATGCGGAGACCGTTGATGCGGGAGGAAATTACATTGCGCCGGGCTTCATTGACCTGCACATTCACGGCGGCGGCGGTTATGATTTTATGGATGGGACCGTGCATGCCTTTTTACGCATTGCCGAAACCCATGCCAAATACGGAACCACAGCGCTGGTTCCCACGACATTAACCAGTGAAAAAGAAGATCTGATGCAAACGCTGGACAATTACGAAGAGGCCAATGCGACGAACTTGAAAGGTGCGCAATTTCTCGGAATGCATCTGGAAGGGCCATATTTCGCATTAAGTCAGCGCGGTGCGCAGGACCCGCGATACATCCGCAATCCCGACCCCAAGGAATATGAAGAAGTGCTGGCTTACTCCTCGTCGATCACGCGTTGGAGCGCTGCGCCGGAGCTTCCCGGAGCCATTGATTTTGGCAAAAGATTAAAACAAAAAGGCATTCTGGCAGCCGTAGCGCATACGGATGCTATTTATGAGGAAGTGCTGGATGCTTATGAAAACGGTTACACGCTGGCAACGCACTTATATTCAGCCATGTCCGGCGTGACACGCAAGAATGCGTTTCGTTATGCGGGCACCATTGAAAGCGCTTTTTTGCTCGATATGGACGTGGAGATCATTGCCGACGGCGTGCATTTGCCCGCACCGCTTTTGAAATTGATATACAAAATAAAAGGTCCCGACCGCATTGCACTGATCACCGACGCCATGCGCGCCGCCGGAATGCCTGAGGGCGAAAGCACATTAGGCTCCCTGAAAAACGGCCTGAAAGTGATCGTTGAAGACGGCGTCGCCAAATTACCCGACCGCACCTCGTTCGCAGGAAGCGTATCCACGACGGACCGACTGGTCAGAAATATGGTGCAAATGGCCGATGTTTCGCTACTTGATTCGGTGCGGATGATGACGGCCACGCCTGCTCGAATCATGGGCGTGGATCACAAAAAAGGCACATTGGTGGCTGGCAAAGATGCGGATATCGTGATTTTCGACAGTGATATCAACATCCAAAAGACAATAGTAAGTGGCAGGGTTATATACGACAAGCAATTTTAA
- a CDS encoding glucosamine-6-phosphate deaminase encodes MKVDDLEIKIFDTRQEMGLNAANMVADKIRELQQTKDSVNIIFASAPSQNEFLAALKEEKGITWEKINAFHMDEYVGLPDDAPQNFGNFLKVKLFDFVPLKSVNYLNGNAENIEAECDRYALLLEENPIDIVCLGIGENGHLAFNDPHVAFFDDPLIVKQVDLDQACRQQQVNDACFDTFDEVPQMALTLTIPTLMKAKWAFAMVPGEKKAQAIYHTVAEEIQEEYPSTILRKHPNAILFIDKASSGKLKEISSYSQA; translated from the coding sequence ATGAAGGTTGACGATTTGGAAATAAAAATTTTCGACACCAGACAGGAAATGGGACTCAATGCGGCCAACATGGTGGCTGATAAAATCCGTGAATTGCAACAAACCAAAGATTCGGTCAATATCATATTTGCTTCTGCACCGTCCCAAAATGAGTTTCTGGCAGCATTGAAAGAAGAAAAGGGCATTACGTGGGAGAAAATTAATGCTTTTCACATGGACGAATATGTAGGCCTGCCGGACGATGCCCCCCAGAATTTCGGAAATTTCCTGAAAGTCAAGTTGTTTGATTTTGTGCCGTTGAAATCGGTTAACTATCTGAATGGCAATGCTGAAAATATAGAGGCCGAGTGCGACCGTTATGCGCTGCTATTGGAAGAGAATCCGATTGACATTGTTTGCCTGGGCATTGGAGAGAATGGACATTTGGCATTTAATGATCCGCATGTGGCGTTTTTTGATGATCCGCTGATTGTAAAACAGGTTGATCTGGACCAGGCTTGTCGTCAGCAGCAAGTGAATGATGCTTGTTTTGATACATTTGATGAAGTGCCGCAAATGGCATTGACATTAACAATCCCAACATTAATGAAGGCCAAATGGGCTTTTGCGATGGTCCCGGGTGAGAAAAAAGCGCAGGCCATTTACCACACTGTTGCCGAAGAAATTCAGGAAGAATATCCATCCACAATCCTCCGCAAGCATCCCAATGCGATTTTGTTTATTGATAAAGCCAGTTCAGGGAAGCTGAAAGAAATTTCGTCTTACAGTCAGGCGTAA